A region from the Halomonas piscis genome encodes:
- a CDS encoding IS4 family transposase, translating to MQAPRFLHNLLTSSLSVIHAKRLQTVLDTVGALLGERRLGLTAIGRALPSSTDAKHAIKRVDRLLGNPHLHQERPLFYWLMASLLIGHTTRPLILVDWSPIDDRGRHFLLRAAVPFAGRSLPIFEKVHHKEGCPYCEAYLLDALARILPDKATPILVTDAGFRNPWFRAVEARGWYIVGRVRQPARYQASGEAWQPVKTLFQHATSEPQAWGSVRIAENHPFRAQMVLYYRPPRGRKHRNKQGRISRDGGSRTIARRQQEPWVLVSNLPDRSTLANKVVTIYRQRMQIEEGFRDVKSPLFGLGFGMHQSRQGKRIEVLLLIAMLANVAMMVAGLDVRARGQQRRYQSNSIRHRSVLSVWRLGLECLRRHQPDAVPWPAWTTLRARLREEVREQSLCGE from the coding sequence ATGCAGGCCCCTCGATTCTTGCATAACTTGCTGACGTCTTCACTCTCCGTGATCCATGCCAAGCGGCTACAGACCGTCCTCGATACCGTTGGCGCTCTGCTGGGCGAGCGACGTCTGGGATTAACGGCCATTGGCCGTGCGTTGCCGAGCTCGACGGATGCCAAGCACGCCATCAAACGAGTCGATCGACTATTAGGCAACCCTCACCTTCATCAGGAACGACCGCTGTTCTATTGGCTCATGGCCTCGCTGCTGATCGGCCATACAACGCGCCCACTGATTCTGGTGGACTGGTCGCCGATTGATGACCGCGGCAGGCATTTCCTGCTGCGTGCGGCGGTGCCCTTCGCCGGGCGATCGCTGCCCATCTTCGAGAAGGTTCATCACAAGGAAGGATGCCCATACTGTGAAGCCTATCTGCTGGATGCGCTGGCAAGGATCCTGCCCGACAAGGCCACGCCGATCCTGGTGACCGATGCCGGCTTTCGTAACCCGTGGTTTCGGGCCGTTGAAGCGCGCGGCTGGTATATCGTTGGACGGGTCCGTCAGCCCGCCCGTTACCAGGCGTCAGGCGAAGCATGGCAACCCGTGAAGACCCTGTTTCAACACGCGACATCGGAACCGCAGGCGTGGGGCTCCGTCCGGATCGCCGAAAACCATCCGTTCCGCGCTCAGATGGTGCTCTATTATCGACCGCCACGGGGACGTAAGCATCGCAATAAACAAGGCCGGATCTCTCGGGACGGCGGCAGCCGGACGATCGCCCGGCGTCAGCAGGAGCCCTGGGTGCTGGTCAGCAATCTGCCGGACCGCTCAACGCTGGCGAATAAAGTGGTAACGATCTACCGACAGCGCATGCAGATTGAGGAAGGGTTCCGCGATGTCAAAAGTCCCTTGTTCGGGCTGGGCTTCGGCATGCATCAGTCTCGCCAGGGCAAGCGCATCGAGGTCCTGCTGCTGATCGCCATGTTGGCGAACGTGGCCATGATGGTGGCCGGCCTGGATGTCCGAGCCCGGGGGCAACAGCGGCGCTATCAGAGCAACAGTATCCGGCACCGGAGCGTGCTTTCCGTGTGGCGCCTGGGCTTGGAATGTCTTCGTCGTCATCAACCCGACGCCGTGCCTTGGCCTGCTTGGACAACCCTCCGAGCACGACTTCGCGAGGAAGTCAGGGAGCAGAGCCTATGCGGCGAGTAG
- a CDS encoding IS5 family transposase, with protein sequence MGKSRGGLSTKIHAAVDALGNPVRLVLTPGQASEYGAAPALLEGFSPQAVLGDKGYDSTALRDMIQAAGAEPVIPPKKNRLARIEVDWHCYQDRNLVERFFQKIKKFRRLSTRYERLARNYQSLLCLVSAAIWLA encoded by the coding sequence ATGGGCAAATCTCGAGGCGGATTGAGCACCAAAATTCATGCCGCAGTCGATGCGTTAGGTAACCCAGTACGATTGGTTCTCACACCGGGCCAGGCGTCGGAGTATGGTGCTGCTCCCGCTCTACTGGAAGGTTTTTCCCCGCAAGCAGTGCTGGGCGACAAGGGGTATGACTCCACTGCTCTGCGGGACATGATTCAGGCCGCAGGTGCCGAGCCGGTGATTCCTCCGAAAAAGAATCGTTTGGCGCGCATTGAAGTAGACTGGCACTGTTACCAAGATCGCAATCTGGTGGAGAGGTTCTTTCAGAAAATCAAGAAGTTCCGGCGGTTATCTACACGCTATGAGCGACTGGCAAGAAACTACCAGTCACTCCTCTGCCTCGTGTCAGCCGCCATATGGCTGGCCTAA